The Desmodus rotundus isolate HL8 chromosome 3, HLdesRot8A.1, whole genome shotgun sequence genome includes a region encoding these proteins:
- the CHADL gene encoding chondroadherin-like protein, with product MEGPQRVTLVLLLFLLLPLGPTWHAAAQRCPQACVCDNSRRHVACRHQNLTGVPNTLPERTQRLDLQGNMLKEIAPAAFQDLPYLTHLDLRHCQVELVAEGAFRGLGRLLFLNLASNRLSALPQEALDGLGSLRRLELQGNVLEELRPGTFGALGALATLNLAYNALVYLPPMAFQGLVRTRWLQLSHNALSVLAPEALAGLPALRRLSLHHNELQALPGQALSQPRSLARLELGHNPFTYVGEEDGLVLPSLRQLMLDHGALQALDSRAFAHCLRLHTLDLRGNQLDTLPPLQGPGQLRRLRLQGNPLWCGCQARPLLEWLARARVLSDGTCRGPRRLRGEALDTLRPSDLRCPGDLAEDEEGELVAVRPRAPPGAPKEEDGAAWTCPRTCVCASESRHSSCESRGLRSVPRGFPNDTQLLDLRQNHFPLVPRAAFLGLSHLVSLHLQHCNISELEAGTLEGLGSLLYLYLSDNQLSGLSAAALQGAPHLGYLYLKRNRFVQVPGDALRTLPHLFSLHLQSNAVGRLAPGDLAGMQALRWLYLSGNHITQVSPGALGPAPELEKLHLDRNQLQEVPTGALEGLPALLELQLSGNPLRALRDGAFRPVGQSLQQLFLNSSGLEQISPGAFSGLGPQLQSLYLQKNQLQALPALPGLSQLELVDLSGNPFHCDCELLPLHRWLTGLNLHVGATCATPPSAHGQRVKAAVAVFAACPGWAARKAKRTPSAGRIRMKGRQWGADKVGKERGRL from the exons ATGGAGGG GCCCCAAAGGGTCACCTTGGTCCTGCTGCTTTTTCTGCTGCTTCCACTGGGTCCAACTTGGCACGCAGCCGCCCAGCGCTGCCCACAGGCCTGTGTCTGTGACAACTCCAGGCGTCATGTGGCCTGCCGGCACCAGAACCTCACTGGGGTGCCTAACACTCTTCCCGAG CGGACCCAGCGGCTGGACCTCCAGGGAAACATGCTGAAGGAGATCGCTCCAGCTGCCTTTCAGGACCTGCCCTATTTGACCCACCTGGACCTGCGCCACTGCCAGGTGGAGCTGGTAGCTGAGGGTGCCTTTCGTGGCCTGGGTCGCCTGCTTTTCCTCAACCTGGCCTCCAACCGCCTGAGTGCGCTGCCCCAGGAGGCGCTGGACGGGCTGGGCTCATTGCGGCGGCTGGAGCTGCAGGGGAACGTGCTGGAGGAGCTGCGACCTGGGACATTTGGGGCACTGGGTGCACTAGCGACACTCAACCTGGCCTACAATGCCCTCGTCTACCTGCCCCCCATGGCCTTCCAGGGGCTGGTGCGCACCCGCTGGCTGCAGCTGTCCCACAATGCGCTCAGTGTGCTGGCCCCggaggccctggctggcctgCCCGCTCTGCGCCGGCTCAGCCTGCACCACAATGAGCTGCAGGCCCTGCCCGGGCAGGCCTTGTCCCAGCCCCGCAGCCTGGCCCGTCTTGAGCTGGGCCACAACCCATTCACATACGTAGGGGAGGAGGATGGGCTGGTGCTGCCCAGTCTGCGACAGCTGATGCTGGACCACGGAGCTCTGCAGGCCCTGGACTCCAGGGCTTTTGCCCACTGCCTGCGCCTGCACACGCTGGACCTCCGTGGAAACCAGCTGGACACTCTGCCGCCGttgcagggcccagggcagctgcGCCGGCTGCGGCTGCAGGGGAACCCGCTGTGGTGTGGCTGCCAGGCCCGGCCACTGCTTGAGTGGTTGGCGCGAGCACGTGTGCTCTCGGATGGCACGTGCAGGGGGCCCCGCCGCCTGCGAGGTGAAGCCCTGGACACCCTGCGGCCCTCAGATCTGCGCTGCCCAGGCGACCTGGCAGAGGATGAAGAGGGAGAGCTGGTGGCTGTGAGGCCCCGTGCTCCTCCCGGTGCTCCCAAGGAGGAGGATGGGGCGGCCTGGACCTGCCCGCGCACCTGTGTGTGCGCCTCCGAGTCCCGGCACAGCAGCTGTGAGAGCCGAGGCCTGCGGTCCGTGCCCCGTGGCTTCCCCAACGACACCCAGCTCCTGGACCTGAGGCAGAACCACTTCCCCTTGGTGCCCCGAGCAGCCTTcctgggcctgagtcacctggtgtCCCTGCACCTGCAGCACTGCAACATCTCGGAGCTGGAGGCGGGCACCTTGGAGGGGCTGGGCAGCCTGCTCTACCTCTACCTCTCCGACAACCAGCTCTCAGGCCTCAGCGCTGCTGCCCTGCAAGGGGCTCCCCACCTTGGCTACCTGTACCTGAAGCGCAACCGCTTCGTGCAGGTGCCCGGCGACGCCCTGCGCACCCTGCCTCACCTCTTCTCCCTGCACCTGCAGAGTAATGCAGTGGGCCGCCtggcacctggggacctggcaggcatGCAGGCCTTGCGCTGGCTCTACCTGAGTGGGAACCATATCACCCAGGTGTCCCCCGGGGCACTGGGCCCAGCTCCAGAGCTAGAAAAGCTGCATCTTGACAGGAACCAGCTGCAAGAGGTGCCCACTGGGGCCTTggaggggctgcctgccctcttgGAGCTGCAGCTCTCAGGGAACCCACTCAGGGCCCTGCGGGATGGAGCCTTCCGGCCTGTGGGCCAGTCACTGCAGCAGCTGTTCCTGAACAGCAGTGGCCTGGAGCAG ATTTCTCCCGGGGCCTTCTCGGGCCTGGGGCCCCAGCTGCAGAGCCTATACCTGCAGAAGAACCAGCTGcaggccctgcctgcccttccTGGCCTCAGCCAGCTGGAGCTGGTCGACCTCAGTGGCAATCCCTTCCACTGTGACTGTGAGCTGctcccacttcacag GTGGCTCACTGGGCTGAACCTGCACGTGGGAGCCACCTGTGCCACCCCTCCCAGCGCTCATGGCCAGAGGGTGAAGGCTGCAGTTGCTGTCTTTGCAGCCTGTCCGGGTTGGGCTGCCAGGAAGGCCAAGCGGACACCCAGTGCCGGGAGAATCCGCATGAAGGGCAGACAGTGGGGAGCAGACAAG gtggggaaagagaggggcCGCCTCTGA